Proteins found in one Pseudomonas sp. P8_241 genomic segment:
- a CDS encoding nucleobase:cation symporter-2 family protein: MKTPHVSHQRPEDENLGIGANMAYGLQHVLTMYGGIVAVPLIIGQAAGLSPADIGLLIAASLFAGGLATLLQTLGLPFFGCQLPLVQGVSFSGVATMVAIVSSGGEGGFQSILGAVIAASLIGLLITPVFSRITKFFPPLVTGIVITTIGLTLMPVAARWAMGGNSHSPEFGSMANIGLAAMTLVLVLLLSKIGSATISRLSILLAMVIGTVVAVFLGMADFSSVSEGPMFGFPTPFHFGMPTFHFAAILSMCIVVMVTLVETSADILAVGEIIDTKVDSKRLGNGLRADMLSSMIAPIFGSFTQSAFAQNVGLVAVTGIKSRYVVATGGLFLVLLGLLPFMGRVIAAVPTSVLGGAGIVLFGTVAASGIRTLSKVDYRNNVNLIIVATSIGFGMIPIAAPNFYDHFPSWFATIFHSGISSSAIMAIVLNLTFNHLTAGNSEGQSVFAAGTERVLRYQDLAALREGDYFSDGKLHDCDGKEIPVVEVDHGHGEPRAVHAKNSEHV, from the coding sequence ATGAAAACGCCCCATGTTTCACACCAACGGCCCGAGGACGAAAACCTAGGGATCGGCGCGAATATGGCTTACGGCCTGCAACATGTTCTGACCATGTACGGTGGCATCGTCGCGGTGCCTTTGATCATTGGTCAGGCTGCCGGGCTGTCGCCGGCGGACATCGGTTTGTTGATTGCTGCTTCATTGTTTGCGGGGGGGCTGGCCACGCTGCTGCAAACCCTCGGTCTACCGTTTTTTGGTTGTCAGTTGCCGCTGGTGCAGGGCGTGTCTTTCTCGGGTGTCGCCACCATGGTGGCGATTGTCAGCAGTGGCGGGGAGGGTGGTTTCCAGTCGATTCTCGGGGCAGTGATAGCCGCGTCATTGATTGGTTTGCTGATCACACCGGTGTTCTCGCGAATCACCAAGTTCTTTCCACCGCTGGTCACGGGCATCGTGATCACCACCATTGGCCTGACGTTGATGCCGGTGGCCGCACGCTGGGCCATGGGCGGCAACAGCCATTCCCCAGAGTTCGGCAGCATGGCCAATATCGGCCTGGCCGCAATGACGCTGGTGTTGGTGCTCTTGCTGAGCAAGATCGGCAGCGCGACCATCTCACGTCTCTCGATCCTGCTCGCAATGGTCATCGGCACGGTCGTCGCGGTGTTCCTGGGCATGGCCGATTTCTCATCCGTCAGCGAAGGTCCGATGTTCGGCTTCCCGACCCCGTTCCATTTCGGCATGCCGACGTTCCACTTCGCGGCCATCCTGTCGATGTGCATCGTGGTCATGGTGACGCTGGTGGAAACCTCGGCGGATATCCTGGCGGTCGGTGAAATCATCGACACCAAGGTTGACTCCAAGCGCCTGGGCAACGGTCTGCGTGCCGACATGCTGTCCAGCATGATTGCGCCGATCTTCGGCTCCTTCACCCAAAGCGCCTTTGCCCAGAACGTCGGGCTGGTGGCGGTCACCGGGATCAAGAGTCGCTACGTGGTTGCCACCGGCGGTCTGTTCCTTGTGCTCCTGGGCCTGCTGCCCTTCATGGGGCGGGTCATCGCAGCGGTGCCGACTTCGGTGCTGGGTGGTGCCGGCATTGTGTTGTTCGGCACGGTGGCGGCCAGTGGCATCCGTACGCTGTCCAAGGTCGACTACCGCAACAACGTCAACCTGATCATCGTCGCTACTTCGATCGGCTTCGGCATGATCCCGATCGCGGCACCGAACTTCTATGATCACTTCCCGAGCTGGTTCGCCACGATTTTCCATTCCGGTATCAGTTCCTCGGCGATCATGGCGATCGTTCTAAACCTGACCTTCAACCACCTCACGGCGGGTAACTCCGAGGGGCAGTCGGTGTTTGCGGCGGGTACCGAGCGGGTATTGCGCTATCAGGATCTGGCGGCGTTGCGCGAAGGGGACTACTTCAGCGACGGAAAACTGCATGACTGCGATGGCAAGGAGATTCCAGTGGTTGAGGTAGACCACGGGCATGGCGAGCCGCGCGCGGTGCATGCGAAAAACAGTGAACATGTCTGA
- a CDS encoding dienelactone hydrolase family protein, producing MGKMIEIRATDSNATFSGYLALPASGKGPGVVIGQEIFGVNANMRAVADFYAEEGYVALVPDLFWRLQPGIDLGYTEADFARAIDLFQRLDVDKAVTDIDASFNALRALPEVEGAGLGYVGFCMGGKLAWLTATRTNVACAVGYYGMGIEHLLHESENLKGRLVLHFAENDGYCDASARAQISQHLAGNDKAEIYVYPGVDHAFARAGSSHYDKPASLMAHERSIAALKREIGPHFNLSALWEDHIRHEFDTRDVPATMATMVAEPYVNHIPTMTGGVGAKQLSRFYQHHFVHGNPPDMKLIPISRTIGALQIVDEFIMCFTHSTEIDWMLPNVAPTGKYVEIPMLGVIKFRGDKLYHEHIYWDQASVLVQIGLLNPEGLPVAGVETARKLLDEQLPSNTLMGRWAQSEQ from the coding sequence GGAGATTTTCGGGGTCAACGCGAACATGCGCGCAGTCGCCGACTTCTATGCCGAGGAAGGCTATGTGGCGCTGGTGCCCGACCTGTTCTGGCGCCTGCAACCGGGCATTGACCTGGGCTACACCGAAGCCGATTTTGCGCGGGCCATCGACCTGTTCCAGCGTCTGGATGTGGACAAGGCCGTCACTGACATCGACGCCAGTTTCAACGCCCTGCGTGCACTGCCTGAAGTTGAAGGCGCGGGTCTGGGTTATGTCGGCTTCTGCATGGGCGGCAAGCTGGCCTGGCTGACCGCCACGCGCACCAACGTGGCCTGCGCCGTCGGCTACTACGGCATGGGCATCGAACACCTGCTGCACGAATCGGAAAACCTCAAGGGCCGCCTGGTCCTGCATTTTGCCGAAAACGATGGCTACTGCGACGCCAGTGCCCGCGCCCAAATCAGCCAACACCTGGCCGGCAACGACAAGGCCGAAATCTACGTGTACCCGGGCGTCGACCACGCCTTCGCCCGGGCCGGGAGTTCACACTACGACAAACCGGCCTCGCTGATGGCCCATGAACGCAGTATCGCCGCCCTCAAGCGTGAGATCGGTCCCCACTTCAACCTGTCAGCCCTGTGGGAAGACCACATCCGCCACGAGTTCGACACCCGCGACGTACCTGCCACCATGGCAACCATGGTCGCCGAGCCCTACGTCAACCATATTCCCACCATGACCGGCGGCGTCGGCGCCAAACAACTCAGCCGCTTCTACCAACACCATTTTGTCCACGGCAACCCGCCGGACATGAAGCTCATCCCGATCTCCCGCACCATCGGCGCCCTTCAGATCGTCGACGAATTCATCATGTGCTTTACACACAGCACCGAAATCGACTGGATGCTGCCCAACGTGGCACCGACCGGAAAATACGTCGAGATTCCGATGCTGGGCGTGATCAAGTTCCGCGGGGACAAGCTGTACCACGAGCATATCTACTGGGATCAGGCCAGCGTGTTGGTGCAAATTGGCTTGTTGAACCCTGAAGGACTGCCGGTGGCGGGGGTGGAAACGGCGAGAAAGCTGCTGGATGAACAACTGCCATCCAATACGCTGATGGGGCGCTGGGCGCAAAGCGAGCAATAG